A region of Terriglobales bacterium DNA encodes the following proteins:
- a CDS encoding phage portal protein, producing MNIPSLVRGALRRIAGARAPEGRRTLPLPSVLSAHGPRPERLPKPTPHNLRRFAETPVARKAINTIKDRVAGMRWRIQPRNGRSLDNLFEGTRRLRALTDNFDVPNPDDSFRSLAEQVLEDVIVGGFGAIEVQRTADPERPLVLWPVDGATIRLRPDWDGRPDSPRYAQATGRFGPEAHIDLNDDELIYIRLNPRTHTPFGLGRLEVAFETINAFLGAHRYAARLASNSVVQYALWLQELTPAHQERLIRWWQDEIEGTGRVPILSVEHRPEVLRFGSGNDDDLRLRWQELLLRVIADAFDLPPLLLGLENDVNRSTAAELNDLAFRCA from the coding sequence ATGAACATTCCATCCCTCGTCCGCGGCGCGCTGCGCCGCATCGCCGGCGCTCGCGCGCCCGAAGGCCGCCGCACGCTGCCCCTGCCGTCCGTCCTTTCGGCGCATGGGCCGCGTCCCGAGCGTCTTCCCAAGCCCACGCCGCACAACCTGCGCCGTTTCGCCGAGACGCCGGTGGCGCGCAAGGCCATCAACACCATCAAGGACCGCGTGGCCGGCATGCGCTGGCGCATCCAGCCGCGCAACGGCCGCTCCCTCGACAATCTCTTCGAAGGCACACGCCGCCTGCGCGCGCTCACCGACAATTTCGACGTCCCCAACCCCGACGACAGCTTCCGCTCGCTCGCCGAGCAGGTCCTCGAAGACGTCATCGTCGGCGGCTTCGGCGCCATCGAAGTGCAGCGCACCGCAGATCCGGAACGCCCGCTGGTCCTCTGGCCGGTCGATGGCGCCACCATCCGCCTGCGTCCCGACTGGGACGGTCGCCCCGACTCGCCGCGTTACGCCCAGGCCACCGGTCGCTTCGGCCCCGAGGCCCACATCGACCTCAACGACGACGAGCTCATCTACATCCGCCTGAATCCGCGCACCCACACGCCCTTCGGCCTCGGCCGCCTCGAGGTCGCGTTCGAAACCATCAACGCCTTCCTCGGCGCGCACCGTTACGCCGCGCGCCTGGCTTCGAACTCGGTGGTGCAGTACGCCCTTTGGCTGCAGGAGCTCACGCCCGCGCACCAGGAGCGTTTGATTCGCTGGTGGCAGGACGAGATCGAAGGCACGGGCCGTGTGCCCATTCTCTCCGTCGAGCATCGCCCGGAAGTGCTGCGCTTCGGCTCGGGCAACGACGACGACCTTCGCCTGCGCTGGCAGGAGCTCCTGCTGCGCGTCATCGCCGACGCCTTCGATCTGCCGCCGCTCTTGCTCGGCCTGGAGAACGACGTCAACCGCTCCACCGCCGCCGAGCTCAACGACCTCGCCTTCCGCTGCGCCAT
- a CDS encoding DUF3037 domain-containing protein, whose amino-acid sequence MAERKQLEFFLLRYVPDAVKDEFVNVGVVLLESSSGFAGVQFARDWRRLRCLDPEADLEMLQALEAELRSKLKDAADREALLARLKDSLSGSLQLSPSKALEAESPAQELARLAEMYLESPRRVIVAREPAARSRIFRRMQAAFEHAGVWPLMRKKIAAAKYTRAGDPLVIDCGYQPNGVVKMFHALSLKSDPNAAKLLAFSFPQVAEGIARLEKARSELTTIVENDFDGSSEPVAYALDVLAQARITVATTAALPEIADRVRKELHV is encoded by the coding sequence ATGGCGGAACGCAAGCAACTCGAATTCTTCCTCCTCCGCTACGTTCCCGACGCGGTGAAGGACGAGTTCGTCAACGTCGGCGTGGTCCTGCTGGAATCCTCCAGCGGGTTCGCCGGCGTTCAGTTCGCCCGTGACTGGCGCCGCCTGCGCTGCCTCGATCCCGAAGCCGACCTGGAGATGCTCCAGGCCCTCGAAGCCGAGCTGCGCAGCAAGCTCAAAGACGCCGCCGATCGCGAAGCCCTGCTGGCTCGCCTGAAAGATTCACTTTCGGGCTCGCTGCAGCTTTCGCCTTCGAAGGCACTCGAAGCCGAATCACCGGCACAGGAACTCGCTCGCCTGGCGGAGATGTACCTGGAATCGCCGCGCCGTGTTATCGTCGCGCGCGAGCCTGCCGCCCGCTCGCGCATCTTCCGCCGCATGCAGGCGGCCTTCGAGCACGCCGGCGTCTGGCCGCTCATGCGCAAGAAGATCGCCGCCGCCAAATACACCCGCGCCGGCGACCCGCTGGTCATCGACTGCGGCTACCAGCCCAACGGCGTCGTCAAGATGTTCCACGCGCTCTCGCTCAAGTCGGACCCGAACGCCGCCAAGCTCCTGGCCTTCAGCTTCCCGCAGGTTGCGGAAGGCATCGCGCGCCTGGAAAAGGCCAGGTCCGAGCTGACCACGATTGTGGAGAACGATTTCGACGGCTCGAGCGAGCCTGTCGCCTATGCGCTCGACGTCCTCGCCCAGGCCCGCATCACGGTCGCGACCACGGCTGCGCTCCCGGAGATCGCCGACCGTGTGCGGAAGGAACTGCACGTCTGA
- a CDS encoding HipA family kinase — MANNRATIRRLAIHAVQHVRRLRGGAQAHLMRASDGHFYVVKFQNNPQHLRVLANELLATRLAERLGLPVPVPAVLEVSEWLIAHTPDLTVQLAGKALPCRPGLQFGSRYAVDPAAGQVFDYLPEVLLEKVRNLAAFAGVLALDKWTCNANGRQAVYWREPKQRKYTVCFIDQGYCFNAGEWNFPDSPLRGVHASNAVYAGIRGWESLEPWLSRLEALDSAALGELAAEVPPEWYEGNWEAMEKLVAELVKRRPRVRELITGFRRSARDPFPQWKD; from the coding sequence GTGGCCAACAACCGCGCTACAATCCGCCGCTTGGCCATTCACGCCGTCCAACACGTTCGCCGGCTGCGTGGCGGCGCGCAGGCGCACCTCATGCGCGCCTCAGACGGACACTTCTACGTGGTCAAGTTCCAGAACAACCCGCAGCATCTACGGGTTCTGGCCAACGAATTGCTTGCTACACGGCTGGCGGAGCGGCTGGGCTTGCCGGTGCCCGTGCCCGCCGTCCTCGAGGTCTCGGAATGGCTCATCGCCCACACCCCGGACCTGACCGTGCAGCTGGCTGGGAAGGCGTTGCCCTGCCGCCCGGGACTACAATTCGGTTCGCGTTACGCCGTGGACCCGGCGGCGGGACAGGTCTTCGACTATCTGCCGGAGGTGCTGCTGGAAAAAGTTCGCAACCTGGCCGCCTTCGCCGGCGTGCTGGCGCTGGACAAGTGGACCTGCAACGCCAACGGCCGCCAGGCGGTCTATTGGCGCGAGCCCAAACAGCGCAAGTACACGGTCTGTTTCATCGACCAGGGCTACTGCTTCAACGCCGGCGAATGGAACTTTCCCGATTCGCCCTTGCGCGGCGTCCACGCCTCCAATGCCGTGTACGCCGGCATCCGCGGCTGGGAATCGCTCGAGCCCTGGCTCTCGCGCCTCGAAGCTCTGGACTCGGCGGCTCTGGGCGAACTGGCAGCGGAGGTTCCACCCGAGTGGTATGAAGGGAACTGGGAGGCGATGGAGAAGCTGGTCGCGGAACTGGTTAAGCGCCGCCCGCGCGTGCGCGAACTCATTACCGGGTTCCGCCGCTCAGCCCGCGACCCGTTCCCGCAGTGGAAAGACTGA